In the Vitis vinifera cultivar Pinot Noir 40024 chromosome 2, ASM3070453v1 genome, one interval contains:
- the LOC132254746 gene encoding BTB/POZ domain-containing protein At3g56230-like, with protein MSLVLVVLHQDRRSLRPILPVLVLKDSLTREPGIKAAILSGEGNEKVQDLLLLDVIPLSLGSETAGGVMTVLIPRNTMCAACYENARSIVAFINKFENDKGFDKSNNSTVFPANSSKGFSNALKWVQEMKEIEEGLNKKLSFLGGFAAAFEDQIHTHIEVKPGHNGPSLFAHRTLLATRSEIFKNMLDSDGCKAAPSNTITLPELNHEELDSLLEFLYSGTMTAEQAYEAMNNAGHLDSDMIVILNDHRRVSSLTATLDGPIPPVGALSSAFNRLQSNRPLREL; from the exons ATGAGCCTGGTGTTGGTAGTCTTGCATCAAGACAGACGATCTCTTCGCCCAATTCTGCCAGTGCTGGTTCTCAAGGATTCTTTGACTCGTGAACCAGGAATTAAG GCTGCAATCTTGAGCGGTGAGGGCAATGAAAAGGTCCAAGACCTACTGTTGTTGGATGTCATCCCTCTCTCCCTTGGTTCGGAGACTGCTGGTGGTGTCATGACTGTCTTGATTCCAAGGAATACAATGTGTGCAGCTTGCTATGAGAATGCCAGAAGCATAGTTGCATTCATcaacaagtttgaaaatgatAAGGGATTCGATAAATCCAATAACTCCACTGTCTTTCCTGCAAATTCCTCCAAGGGATTTTCAAATGCTTTGAAATGGGTGCAGGAAATGAAAGAGATAGAAGAGGGACTTAACAAGAAATTGAGCTTTCTTGGAGGATTTGCTGCTGCTTTCGAAGACCAAATTCACACTCATATTGAAGTCAAGCCAGGCCACAATGGACCTTCTTTATTTGCACATAGAACATTATTGGCAACAAGGTCAGAGATCTTCAAGAACATGCTGGACTCAGATGGATGCAAAGCTGCACCAAGTAACACCATAACACTCCCGGAATTGAACCATGAAGAACTGGATTCTCTCCTTGAGTTCCTCTACAGTGGAACCATGACTGCAGAGCAAGCTTATGAAGCAATGAACAATGCTGGGCACCTGGATTCTGACATGATTGTTATCCTTAACGACCACAGGCGGGTTTCATCACTCACTGCTACTCTAGATGGGCCCATACCACCTGTAGGAGCTTTGAGCAGTGCTTTTAATAGGTTACAATCAAACAGACCTCTTAGAGAATTATGA